In one window of Leptospira sp. WS92.C1 DNA:
- a CDS encoding GNAT family N-acetyltransferase, translated as MKSFRYFSSRSVSIINHHLLSVILLNEGKPVAYGHLDPEDTKVWLGIAVIEEAVGKGYGRKMMTFLIESAREKNIPVLTLSVDHGNQSAIRLYLNSGFQKISETEKFELYEWKNEDRS; from the coding sequence TTGAAGAGTTTTCGCTATTTTTCAAGTCGATCCGTGTCCATTATCAATCATCATTTACTTTCGGTAATTTTGTTAAACGAAGGAAAACCTGTTGCATACGGGCATTTAGATCCTGAAGATACGAAAGTCTGGTTGGGAATTGCAGTAATTGAGGAGGCCGTCGGAAAAGGTTATGGTCGAAAAATGATGACCTTTCTAATCGAATCAGCAAGGGAAAAGAATATTCCCGTTTTAACGCTTTCGGTTGATCATGGAAACCAATCCGCGATTCGTTTGTATCTGAATAGCGGTTTTCAAAAAATCAGTGAAACTGAAAAGTTCGAACTCTATGAGTGGAAAAATGAAGATCGCAGTTAG
- a CDS encoding sugar phosphate isomerase/epimerase family protein, whose translation MKIAVSTIAFIGTPITEVLNIAKENSLQIEFSSGLPYMENMEDIYLSSELERLPHNYFPAPKDPFVLNLASVNDAIRKRSISHCKRGLELAAASKSPFFAAHAGFCIDPRPEELGRKLSQGQDFYRPDNQKLFLESIREILEYSHILNVPFLVENNVVASMNLRPDGSNPLLCAEPGEILELVDTIQDENFGILLDTAHLKVSANTLSYDMDEAVVRLKDVIKGLHHSDNEGVFDSNDKCTEDYWFLKHIPLFTEAQHVLEIKKLNLAEIREHMALLEGAVR comes from the coding sequence ATGAAGATCGCAGTTAGCACTATCGCATTTATCGGCACGCCAATAACTGAAGTTCTCAATATAGCAAAAGAAAACTCTCTGCAAATTGAATTCAGTTCGGGACTTCCCTATATGGAAAATATGGAGGATATTTATCTTTCTTCTGAATTAGAACGACTTCCTCATAATTATTTTCCGGCTCCTAAGGACCCTTTCGTACTCAATCTTGCAAGTGTAAATGATGCGATCAGAAAGCGTTCCATATCTCACTGTAAGCGGGGACTCGAATTGGCCGCTGCGTCTAAGTCGCCGTTTTTTGCGGCCCACGCGGGGTTTTGTATCGATCCGAGACCTGAGGAACTTGGAAGAAAGCTAAGCCAAGGTCAGGATTTTTATCGCCCGGACAATCAAAAGCTGTTTCTTGAATCGATTCGAGAAATATTAGAATATTCTCATATATTAAATGTCCCTTTTCTTGTGGAAAACAATGTGGTTGCTTCGATGAATCTTAGGCCGGATGGCAGCAATCCCCTTTTATGCGCAGAGCCGGGAGAGATTCTTGAGCTCGTAGATACGATTCAGGATGAAAATTTTGGAATTTTGTTGGATACCGCTCATCTTAAGGTTTCGGCAAACACTTTATCTTACGATATGGATGAGGCGGTTGTTCGATTAAAAGATGTCATCAAAGGATTACATCACAGCGATAATGAAGGAGTCTTTGATTCCAATGATAAATGTACTGAAGACTATTGGTTTTTAAAACACATTCCTCTTTTTACCGAAGCCCAACACGTTTTAGAGATTAAAAAATTAAATTTAGCAGAGATACGCGAACATATGGCTTTATTAGAAGGCGCGGTTAGATAA